In the genome of Streptomyces sp. NBC_00190, one region contains:
- a CDS encoding MFS transporter — MYLADRSAPDGSKTAPDRDSVPKPGRTPAVASAVLALGTVSMITDISSEMVTAVLPLYLVAGLGLSPLGFGALDGVYNGVSALVQLTGGHLADRVRNHKLIAGIGYGLSALCKPLLLLAHSLGPVGVVLALERTGKGLRTAPRDALISLSTPAELQGRAFGVHRAMDTTGALLGPLAAFLILSAAIDGYDAVFGVSACVAVLGVVVLVLFVPSGGGDAPRPRPKKGGAGAEPAPAGPREALALLRLPRLRALAVCAALLGLTTVSDAFVYLLLQERAGIGERWFPLLPLGTAAVFLLLAVPAGALADRIGRRTVFLTGHALLLAGYGLLLWAPDWSALPYLVLALHGMFYAATDGVLPAAVAAIVPRQLRATGLALVGTGQALARFGCSLAFGGVWTLWGAAPALSLAAAGLLCCAAVAGFVLRPDRPDPDGTAPGPAGPTGPKDPTDPTDPIPRPRGTR; from the coding sequence ATGTACCTCGCGGACCGCTCCGCCCCCGACGGGTCGAAGACCGCGCCGGACCGCGACAGCGTCCCCAAGCCTGGACGGACCCCCGCGGTCGCCTCCGCCGTCCTCGCGCTGGGTACGGTCAGCATGATCACCGACATCTCCTCGGAGATGGTCACCGCCGTGCTGCCCCTGTACCTGGTCGCGGGTCTGGGCCTGAGCCCCCTCGGCTTCGGCGCGCTCGACGGCGTCTACAACGGGGTCAGCGCCCTGGTGCAGCTGACCGGCGGGCACCTCGCCGACCGGGTCCGCAACCACAAGCTGATCGCCGGCATCGGCTACGGCCTGTCCGCCCTGTGCAAGCCGCTGCTGCTGCTCGCCCACAGCCTGGGCCCGGTGGGTGTGGTCCTCGCCCTGGAACGCACCGGCAAGGGCCTGCGCACCGCGCCGCGCGACGCGCTGATCTCCCTGTCCACCCCGGCCGAGTTACAGGGGCGCGCCTTCGGTGTGCACCGGGCCATGGACACCACCGGGGCCCTGCTCGGCCCGCTCGCCGCCTTCCTCATCCTGAGCGCGGCGATCGACGGCTACGACGCGGTCTTCGGCGTCAGCGCGTGCGTCGCCGTACTCGGCGTCGTGGTGCTCGTGCTCTTCGTACCGTCCGGTGGCGGCGACGCCCCCCGGCCCCGGCCGAAAAAGGGCGGCGCCGGGGCGGAACCGGCCCCCGCGGGCCCGCGCGAGGCACTGGCCCTGCTGCGCCTGCCCCGGCTGCGCGCCCTGGCGGTCTGCGCCGCCCTGCTGGGCCTCACCACCGTCAGCGACGCCTTCGTCTACCTGCTGCTGCAGGAGCGCGCCGGCATCGGCGAGCGCTGGTTCCCGCTGCTGCCGCTGGGCACCGCCGCTGTATTCCTGCTGCTGGCCGTCCCGGCGGGAGCCCTCGCCGACCGGATCGGGCGGCGCACCGTGTTCCTCACCGGGCACGCCCTCCTGCTGGCCGGGTACGGACTGCTGCTGTGGGCCCCCGACTGGTCGGCCCTGCCCTACCTCGTCCTCGCGCTGCACGGCATGTTCTACGCCGCCACCGACGGAGTGCTGCCGGCGGCCGTCGCCGCCATCGTGCCCCGGCAGCTGCGGGCCACCGGCCTCGCCCTGGTCGGCACCGGCCAGGCGCTGGCCCGCTTCGGCTGCTCGCTGGCCTTCGGCGGCGTGTGGACGCTCTGGGGCGCCGCGCCGGCCCTGTCCCTCGCCGCGGCGGGCCTGCTCTGCTGCGCGGCCGTCGCCGGCTTCGTACTGCGACCCGACCGACCCGACCCGGACGGCACCGCCCCCGGCCCGGCCGGCCCGACCGGCCCGAAGGACCCGACGGACCCGACCGACCCGATCCCACGCCCGCGAGGAACCCGATGA
- a CDS encoding NAD-dependent epimerase/dehydratase family protein, protein MSSVRGKKILVTGGAGTIGSHVVDLLVDNGAREIVVLDNFVRGRAANLARALPSGVVEVVEGDIRDVAAVRKATEGADLVFHLAAIRITQCAEEPRLANEVLVDGTFNVLESAAAAGVGKVIASSSASVYGLADSFPTTERHHPYNNDTFYGAAKAFNEGVLRSFHAMYGLDYVALRYFNVYGPRMDIHGLYTEVLIRWMERISAGEPPLILGDGMQTMDFVDVRDIARANLLAAESDLTDEVFNIASATETSLLDLALGLLEAMGAQGLAPVHGPARAVNGVTRRLADISLATSRLGFTAEIDMRRGLRDLVDWWRAERAADAAAAAAEKAGR, encoded by the coding sequence TTGAGCAGCGTACGAGGCAAGAAGATTCTGGTCACCGGCGGAGCGGGCACCATCGGCTCGCACGTGGTGGACCTCCTGGTGGACAACGGGGCGCGCGAGATCGTGGTGCTCGACAACTTCGTGCGGGGGCGGGCCGCCAACCTGGCCCGCGCCCTGCCGAGCGGCGTGGTGGAGGTCGTCGAGGGCGACATCCGCGACGTGGCCGCGGTGCGCAAGGCGACGGAGGGCGCCGACCTGGTGTTCCACCTCGCCGCGATCCGCATCACCCAGTGCGCGGAGGAGCCCCGGCTGGCGAACGAGGTGCTGGTGGACGGCACGTTCAACGTGCTGGAGTCGGCGGCGGCCGCGGGAGTGGGCAAGGTGATCGCCTCGTCCTCGGCCTCGGTCTACGGGCTCGCCGATTCGTTCCCGACCACCGAGCGCCACCACCCGTACAACAACGACACCTTCTACGGGGCGGCGAAGGCCTTCAACGAGGGCGTGCTGCGCAGCTTCCACGCCATGTACGGGCTGGACTACGTCGCGCTGCGCTACTTCAACGTGTACGGGCCCCGGATGGACATCCACGGCCTGTACACCGAGGTGCTGATCCGCTGGATGGAGCGGATCTCCGCGGGTGAGCCGCCGCTGATCCTCGGTGACGGCATGCAGACCATGGACTTCGTGGACGTCAGGGACATCGCGAGGGCCAATCTGCTGGCCGCGGAGTCGGATCTGACCGACGAGGTGTTCAACATCGCCAGCGCGACCGAGACCAGCCTGCTCGACCTGGCGCTCGGGCTGCTGGAGGCGATGGGGGCGCAGGGGCTGGCGCCGGTGCACGGGCCGGCCCGCGCCGTGAACGGGGTGACCCGCCGTCTCGCGGACATCTCGCTGGCCACGAGCCGGCTCGGCTTCACCGCTGAGATCGACATGCGCCGGGGTCTGCGGGACCTGGTGGACTGGTGGCGGGCCGAGCGCGCCGCCGACGCCGCCGCGGCCGCCGCCGAGAAGGCCGGTCGATGA
- a CDS encoding Gfo/Idh/MocA family protein, whose product MKDTAKDVAGRGATEALGVAVVGAGYWGPNLVRNFQSTPEFRLRWLCDLNEDRARQVLGGYSTVRATSDYAEVLADPDVDAVAVATPAGTHLDVALAALRAGKHVLVEKPLAATYEDGLRLVTEAEERGLTLMCDHTYCYTPAVGRIREMVRSGELGDIQFFDSVRINLGLVQKDIDVLWDLAPHDLSVLDFILPDHVRPVAVAAHGADPIGAGQSCVAYLTLQLNTGAIAHVHVNWLSPTKVRTTMVGGSKRTLVWDDLNPAQRVAVFDRGVDLTAPQEIGADERRDMLVSYRSGDMVAPALGEKEALRSMVEEFAAAIRTGRPALTDGRAGLQVLDILEAASRSLEFRGAVVGLRTGR is encoded by the coding sequence GTGAAGGACACTGCGAAGGACGTCGCCGGCCGGGGGGCCACCGAGGCATTGGGCGTCGCCGTGGTCGGCGCGGGCTACTGGGGCCCCAATCTCGTCCGCAACTTCCAGTCCACGCCGGAGTTCCGGCTCCGCTGGCTCTGCGACCTGAACGAGGACCGGGCCCGGCAGGTGCTCGGCGGGTACTCGACGGTCCGGGCGACCTCGGACTACGCGGAGGTGCTCGCCGACCCGGACGTCGACGCGGTCGCCGTGGCCACCCCCGCCGGTACGCATCTGGACGTGGCGCTGGCCGCCCTGCGCGCCGGAAAGCACGTCCTCGTGGAGAAGCCGCTGGCCGCCACGTACGAGGACGGGCTGCGGCTGGTGACCGAGGCCGAGGAGCGCGGTCTCACGCTGATGTGCGACCACACGTACTGCTACACCCCGGCCGTGGGCCGCATCCGGGAGATGGTCCGCTCCGGCGAACTCGGCGACATCCAGTTCTTCGACTCGGTCCGGATCAACCTCGGGCTCGTCCAGAAGGACATCGACGTCCTGTGGGACCTGGCCCCGCACGACCTCTCGGTCCTCGACTTCATCCTCCCGGACCACGTCCGGCCGGTCGCGGTGGCCGCGCACGGAGCCGACCCGATCGGGGCCGGGCAGTCCTGCGTGGCCTACCTGACGCTCCAGCTCAACACCGGCGCCATCGCGCACGTGCACGTCAACTGGCTGTCCCCGACGAAGGTACGGACCACCATGGTCGGCGGGTCCAAGCGCACCCTGGTGTGGGACGACCTCAACCCGGCCCAGCGCGTGGCGGTGTTCGACCGCGGGGTGGACCTGACCGCCCCGCAGGAGATCGGCGCCGACGAGCGCCGCGACATGCTCGTCTCCTACCGGAGCGGCGACATGGTGGCGCCCGCGCTCGGCGAGAAGGAGGCCCTGCGCAGCATGGTCGAGGAGTTCGCCGCCGCGATCAGGACGGGGCGGCCGGCGCTGACCGACGGCCGGGCCGGACTGCAGGTGCTGGACATCCTCGAAGCGGCCTCCCGGAGCCTGGAGTTCCGCGGTGCGGTCGTCGGACTGCGCACCGGGCGCTGA
- a CDS encoding SpoIIE family protein phosphatase, giving the protein MRSLLGSKFRSVAGQVFVLQVAIVVLLAASALLALVLQSRHDIDREARNRSVSVAQTFAHQLGLQDALKTPNPSSVLQPLAETTRKAAGVDFIVVMDTHGIRYSHPQPERIGQRFVGTIEPSLAGHTYTESVDGPLGKEIQAVVPVTAPDGKVVGLVSAGLTVKNVTGVVDRQLPVILLAIAAGVALATAGTALISRRLRRQTHGLGTQEMTRMYEHHDAVLHAVREGVLITDGEGRLLLANDEAKRLLGLPEDAEGRRIGDVPGLDRPMADLLLSGREATDEVLESGDRLLVVNQRSTHPGGRPEGCAVTIRDSTEMQVLTSRAETARRRLKLLYDAGGDIGTSLDVVQTAEELASVAVPRFADFCTVDLADPVLGGDEPGQVTDMRRTAVSGIRSDHPLYPLGRLIDFLPSTPQARGYGTGQAELVPDLSDAPGWVAQDPPRARAILDYGIHSLIAAPLRARGVVLGVVNFWRSEKPEPFDEDELSLAEELVARAAVSMDNARRYTREHALAETLQRSLLPRALPEQSAVDVAHFYLPAQSGVGGDWFDVIPLPGSRVALVVGDVVGHGLHAAATMGRLRTAVHNFSSLDLPPDEILARLDDLVQRIDHDAVSDGVTGGVLGATCLYAIYDPVSQRCTVARAGHLPPLLVAPDGTTEIMELPAGPPLGLGGMPFETAEFHLTEGSQLVLYTDGLVEERTRDIGEGLELLRGALSHPDRDPQESCRAVLDLLLPTRPADDVALLIARTRTLGEDRVAQWDVPYEPSAVGAVRKAAAEKLEEWGLTELVFATELILSELVTNAVRHGSAPVRVRMLHDHALTCEVWDGTSTAPHLRYAATTDEGGRGLFLVAQLSEHWGVRYTPDGKVIWAEQALPGSSDGAEPDLSAFLDVDPL; this is encoded by the coding sequence GTGCGGTCACTCCTAGGCAGCAAGTTCAGGAGCGTCGCCGGACAGGTCTTCGTCCTCCAGGTGGCGATCGTGGTGTTGCTCGCCGCCAGCGCCCTCCTGGCCCTGGTGCTCCAGTCGCGGCACGACATCGACCGGGAGGCACGCAACCGGTCGGTCTCCGTCGCGCAGACCTTCGCCCACCAGCTCGGTCTGCAGGACGCGCTGAAGACGCCCAACCCGTCCTCCGTCCTGCAGCCACTCGCCGAGACGACGCGCAAGGCCGCCGGCGTGGACTTCATCGTGGTGATGGACACCCACGGCATCCGGTACAGCCATCCCCAGCCGGAGCGCATCGGACAGCGGTTCGTCGGCACCATCGAGCCCTCCCTGGCCGGACACACCTACACCGAGAGCGTGGACGGCCCGCTCGGCAAGGAGATCCAGGCGGTCGTGCCGGTCACCGCGCCCGACGGCAAGGTCGTCGGCCTGGTGTCGGCGGGCCTGACGGTGAAGAACGTGACCGGTGTCGTCGACCGCCAGCTCCCCGTCATCCTGCTGGCCATCGCGGCCGGCGTGGCCCTGGCCACCGCCGGCACGGCACTGATCAGCAGACGGCTGCGCCGCCAGACCCACGGGCTGGGCACGCAGGAGATGACCCGCATGTACGAGCACCACGACGCGGTGCTCCACGCCGTCCGCGAAGGGGTGCTGATCACCGACGGTGAAGGGCGGCTGCTGCTGGCGAACGACGAGGCCAAACGGCTGCTCGGCCTGCCGGAGGACGCCGAGGGACGCCGCATCGGGGACGTACCGGGCCTGGACCGCCCCATGGCCGACCTGCTGCTGTCCGGCAGGGAGGCCACCGACGAGGTGCTGGAGAGCGGAGACCGGCTGCTCGTGGTCAACCAGCGGTCCACCCACCCCGGCGGCCGTCCGGAGGGCTGCGCGGTCACCATCCGCGACTCCACCGAGATGCAGGTCCTCACCAGCCGGGCCGAGACGGCCCGCAGACGCCTCAAGCTCCTGTACGACGCGGGTGGCGACATCGGCACCTCCCTCGACGTGGTGCAGACGGCCGAGGAACTCGCCTCCGTCGCCGTCCCCCGCTTCGCGGACTTCTGCACCGTCGACCTGGCCGACCCGGTGCTCGGTGGCGACGAACCCGGCCAGGTCACCGACATGCGGCGCACGGCGGTCAGCGGCATCCGCTCCGACCACCCGCTCTACCCCCTCGGCCGGCTGATCGACTTCCTGCCGTCCACCCCGCAGGCACGCGGTTACGGCACCGGACAGGCGGAACTGGTCCCCGACCTGTCCGACGCGCCGGGCTGGGTCGCCCAGGACCCGCCGCGCGCCCGGGCCATCCTCGACTACGGGATCCACTCGCTCATCGCGGCGCCGCTCAGGGCCCGGGGCGTCGTGCTCGGCGTGGTCAACTTCTGGCGGTCGGAGAAACCGGAGCCCTTCGACGAGGACGAGCTGTCGCTGGCCGAGGAACTCGTCGCCCGCGCGGCGGTCAGCATGGACAACGCCCGCCGCTACACCCGCGAGCACGCCCTCGCGGAAACGCTCCAGCGCAGCCTGCTGCCGCGCGCCCTGCCCGAACAGAGCGCCGTGGACGTGGCGCACTTCTACCTGCCCGCGCAGTCCGGAGTGGGCGGCGACTGGTTCGACGTGATCCCGCTGCCCGGCAGCCGGGTCGCGCTGGTCGTCGGAGACGTCGTCGGGCACGGCCTGCACGCCGCGGCCACCATGGGGCGGCTCCGTACCGCGGTCCACAACTTCTCCTCGCTCGACCTGCCGCCCGACGAGATCCTCGCCCGCCTCGACGACCTCGTACAGCGCATCGACCACGACGCGGTCAGCGACGGCGTGACCGGCGGCGTACTGGGCGCGACCTGCCTGTACGCCATCTACGACCCGGTGTCCCAGCGCTGCACCGTGGCGCGGGCGGGCCACCTGCCGCCCCTGCTGGTCGCTCCCGACGGCACGACGGAGATCATGGAACTGCCGGCCGGACCCCCGCTGGGGCTGGGCGGCATGCCGTTCGAAACCGCGGAGTTCCACCTGACCGAAGGGAGCCAGCTCGTCCTCTACACCGACGGGCTGGTCGAGGAGCGGACCCGGGACATCGGAGAGGGGCTGGAGCTGCTGCGCGGGGCGCTGAGCCATCCCGACCGGGACCCGCAGGAAAGCTGCCGGGCCGTGCTCGACCTCCTGCTGCCGACCCGGCCGGCCGACGACGTGGCGCTGCTCATCGCGAGGACGCGCACCCTCGGTGAGGACCGCGTCGCGCAGTGGGACGTGCCGTACGAGCCGAGCGCGGTCGGCGCGGTACGGAAGGCGGCGGCGGAGAAGCTCGAAGAGTGGGGCCTGACGGAACTCGTCTTCGCCACCGAGCTGATCCTCAGCGAACTGGTCACCAACGCCGTGCGGCACGGCAGCGCTCCGGTACGGGTGCGGATGCTGCACGACCACGCCCTGACCTGCGAGGTGTGGGACGGCACCAGCACCGCCCCGCACCTGCGGTACGCCGCCACCACGGACGAGGGAGGGCGCGGACTGTTCCTGGTGGCGCAGCTCAGCGAGCACTGGGGCGTCAGATACACGCCCGACGGCAAGGTCATCTGGGCGGAGCAGGCACTGCCCGGTTCCTCCGACGGCGCGGAACCCGACCTCTCGGCCTTCCTGGACGTGGACCCCCTCTGA
- a CDS encoding TolB family protein translates to MTLSRRLLVLTAAVLLLGGLAAALVLRAAARGEAPRPGGPAVAAGSVTLGPQDRLAFLGSAPGPHRGALASVPAGTPQAARTVSDLTCQRFYAAAGTGVCLRSTPGALAQDNRALIVDADLRTLRSFPLAGAPSRARVSPSGRFAAWTVFVAGESYGAAFFSTRTAIADIRSGALEPDLEKFTILMDGREYKSGDVNYWGVTFSKDDDTFYATLATAGQTHLVKGSISRRTVTTLAQNVECPSLSPDETRIAYKKRVQRGASLWREHVMDLATLREHPLAEKHSVDDQAVWLDDRTLAYGLPAEGAPDTTDLWTVPADGSGTPHLLAPGASSPSRLG, encoded by the coding sequence ATGACGCTGTCACGCCGCCTGCTCGTACTCACCGCGGCCGTGCTGCTCCTCGGGGGTCTCGCCGCCGCACTGGTACTGCGTGCCGCCGCGCGCGGCGAGGCTCCGCGGCCGGGCGGCCCGGCCGTCGCGGCGGGCAGCGTCACCCTCGGCCCGCAGGACCGGCTGGCCTTCCTGGGCAGCGCGCCGGGCCCGCACCGCGGCGCCCTCGCCTCGGTCCCGGCCGGGACCCCGCAGGCCGCGCGCACCGTCTCCGACCTCACCTGCCAACGCTTCTACGCCGCCGCGGGCACCGGTGTGTGCCTGCGCTCCACGCCGGGCGCGCTCGCCCAGGACAACCGGGCCCTGATCGTCGACGCCGACCTGCGCACGCTGCGCAGCTTCCCCCTCGCCGGCGCGCCCAGCCGGGCCCGCGTCTCGCCCAGCGGCCGGTTCGCCGCCTGGACCGTCTTCGTCGCCGGAGAGTCGTACGGCGCCGCCTTCTTCTCCACCCGTACGGCGATCGCGGACATCCGCAGCGGAGCCCTCGAACCCGACCTGGAGAAGTTCACCATCCTCATGGACGGCCGGGAGTACAAATCCGGGGACGTGAACTACTGGGGTGTCACCTTCTCCAAGGACGACGACACCTTCTACGCCACCCTGGCCACCGCGGGACAGACCCACCTGGTCAAGGGCTCGATATCCCGGCGTACGGTCACCACCCTCGCGCAGAACGTCGAGTGCCCGTCCCTGTCCCCGGACGAGACCCGGATCGCGTACAAGAAGCGGGTGCAGCGCGGCGCGTCGCTGTGGCGCGAACACGTCATGGACCTGGCCACGCTCCGCGAGCACCCGCTCGCGGAGAAGCACAGCGTGGACGACCAGGCCGTCTGGCTGGACGACCGGACCCTCGCCTACGGCCTCCCGGCCGAGGGAGCCCCCGACACCACGGACCTGTGGACGGTCCCCGCCGACGGCAGCGGCACGCCCCACCTGCTGGCACCGGGGGCATCCTCCCCGTCCCGCCTCGGCTGA
- a CDS encoding glycosyltransferase — protein MTSIVIPAHNEGRVIGRLLDALLADASAPGPDIVVVCNGCTDDTAEVAAARGPRVRVVEIPTPSKHTALRVGDEHARGYPRLYVDADVVVGAADVRALTGALAGSPDLLAAAPGRDIPLTGCAWPVRAYYRVWQRLPAVREGLFGRGVIAVTEPGHERLAALPPLMADDLAASLAFGPGERLVVEAARVVVHPPRTWSDLVRRRIRAATSSAEYERFQASRRADAPASPSAPSAPSAPSARTGTADLRALLRAQPGLLPGAVVFVVAALAARRGSRKAIRDQDFSTWLRDESSRQN, from the coding sequence GTGACCAGCATCGTGATACCGGCCCACAACGAGGGCCGGGTCATCGGCCGCCTCCTCGACGCGCTCCTGGCCGACGCCTCCGCGCCCGGGCCCGACATCGTCGTCGTGTGCAACGGCTGTACGGACGACACCGCCGAGGTGGCGGCCGCGCGCGGCCCCCGTGTACGGGTGGTCGAGATCCCGACCCCCTCCAAGCACACGGCGCTCCGGGTCGGGGACGAGCACGCGCGGGGCTACCCCCGCCTCTACGTCGACGCCGACGTCGTCGTCGGGGCCGCCGACGTACGGGCCCTGACCGGTGCGCTCGCCGGGAGCCCGGACCTGCTCGCCGCCGCCCCCGGCCGGGACATCCCGCTGACCGGCTGCGCATGGCCGGTCCGGGCGTACTACCGGGTGTGGCAGCGCTTGCCGGCCGTCCGCGAGGGCCTGTTCGGCCGGGGGGTCATCGCCGTGACCGAGCCGGGGCACGAACGGCTCGCCGCGCTGCCCCCGCTGATGGCCGACGACCTGGCCGCGTCGCTCGCCTTCGGGCCGGGGGAGCGCCTCGTGGTCGAGGCCGCCCGGGTCGTCGTCCATCCGCCGCGCACCTGGTCCGACCTCGTCCGGCGGCGGATCCGCGCGGCGACCTCCTCCGCCGAGTACGAGCGCTTCCAGGCCTCGCGACGGGCCGACGCCCCGGCGTCGCCGTCCGCCCCGTCCGCCCCGTCCGCGCCGTCCGCCCGCACCGGCACGGCCGATCTGCGCGCCCTGCTGCGGGCCCAACCGGGGCTGCTCCCGGGGGCGGTGGTCTTCGTCGTGGCGGCACTCGCCGCCCGCAGGGGTTCCCGCAAGGCCATCCGCGATCAGGACTTCTCCACCTGGCTGCGGGACGAGAGCAGCCGGCAGAACTGA
- a CDS encoding VanW family protein, whose amino-acid sequence MGRAGSWMSDWRIALPVAGGAVVLGLGGLYVTGLVAGGDIEAGTRVHGVDIGGMSRAQARQALTRELGPTAAAPVAMKIGERVEKADPAELGLSLDTAATVDRAARKGYGPVTVIGGLFASGSRDIEPVVRVDEATGRAAVDRIGRAAGQQVRDGSIAFEKGTAKAVAPLSGVSLVGDRAVDTLRDAYLRAGAGPVVMPVEQTQPRVGAEETGRAMRQFAEPAMSGPVTLTVADRRISISPAVLGKHLAMNSDDQGRLVPSLDSKGLLTDPAVARPVEDATQAPRDAALGLAADGRVVLGDHGRTGRQVTDAALGRAVLPLLTRTGASRSAEVATVAVQPDLTSAEARRLGIKEKVSSFTVAFPAAPYRTTNIGRAVQLINGSVVLPGQEWSFNRTVGERTPENGFVDGIMINDGQYVKSPGGGVSAVATTMYNAMFFAGLKPVEHGAHSFYIERYPEGREATVAWGTLDLRWINDSGHPLYIQAESTDTSLTITLLGTKKYDEVKATKGPRTNITPPGKRTGSGPTCEVQTPLEGFDVSVGRVFVQGGREVKREEFKTHYTPRDEVTCTPEGAQTPKTGEAPKAGETPQTGRTGVKV is encoded by the coding sequence ATGGGACGCGCGGGCAGCTGGATGAGTGACTGGCGGATCGCTCTGCCGGTGGCAGGCGGAGCCGTCGTACTCGGACTGGGCGGCCTCTACGTCACCGGTCTCGTGGCCGGTGGCGACATCGAGGCCGGCACCCGGGTCCATGGGGTGGACATCGGCGGGATGAGCAGGGCGCAGGCACGTCAGGCGCTGACCCGGGAGCTCGGCCCCACCGCCGCGGCGCCGGTCGCGATGAAGATCGGCGAACGCGTCGAGAAGGCCGATCCGGCCGAGCTCGGGCTGTCCCTCGACACCGCCGCGACCGTCGACCGCGCCGCACGCAAGGGCTACGGCCCCGTCACCGTCATCGGCGGTCTCTTCGCCTCCGGCAGCAGGGACATCGAGCCCGTGGTCCGCGTGGACGAGGCGACCGGCCGCGCCGCGGTCGACCGGATCGGCCGGGCCGCCGGGCAGCAGGTCCGCGACGGATCGATCGCGTTCGAGAAGGGCACGGCGAAGGCCGTCGCCCCGCTGTCCGGCGTCTCCCTCGTCGGGGACCGCGCCGTCGACACCCTCCGTGACGCGTACCTGCGGGCGGGCGCCGGCCCCGTCGTGATGCCGGTCGAGCAGACCCAGCCGCGCGTGGGCGCCGAGGAGACCGGACGGGCCATGCGGCAGTTCGCGGAGCCGGCGATGTCGGGGCCCGTCACGCTCACCGTCGCCGACAGGCGGATATCCATAAGCCCCGCCGTCCTCGGCAAGCACCTGGCGATGAACTCCGACGACCAGGGCCGCCTCGTGCCGTCCCTCGACTCCAAGGGCCTGCTCACCGACCCCGCGGTGGCCCGCCCGGTCGAGGACGCCACCCAGGCCCCGCGCGACGCCGCGCTCGGCCTCGCCGCGGACGGCCGCGTGGTCCTCGGGGACCACGGCCGTACGGGACGCCAGGTCACGGACGCGGCGCTCGGCCGGGCCGTGCTGCCGCTGCTGACCCGCACGGGCGCGTCCCGCAGCGCCGAGGTCGCCACCGTGGCGGTCCAGCCGGATCTCACGAGCGCCGAGGCCCGGCGGCTCGGCATCAAGGAGAAGGTCTCCTCCTTCACCGTCGCCTTCCCGGCCGCTCCGTACCGCACCACCAACATCGGCCGCGCCGTGCAGCTCATCAACGGCTCCGTGGTCCTTCCGGGGCAGGAGTGGAGCTTCAACCGGACGGTCGGCGAGCGCACCCCGGAGAACGGCTTCGTCGACGGCATCATGATCAATGACGGCCAGTACGTGAAATCGCCCGGCGGAGGGGTCTCTGCCGTCGCCACCACCATGTACAACGCCATGTTCTTCGCCGGCCTGAAGCCCGTCGAGCACGGAGCCCATTCCTTCTACATCGAGCGCTACCCCGAAGGCCGCGAGGCCACCGTCGCGTGGGGCACCCTCGACCTGCGCTGGATCAACGACTCCGGGCACCCCCTCTACATCCAGGCCGAGTCCACCGACACGTCGCTGACCATCACCCTCCTCGGCACGAAGAAGTACGACGAGGTCAAGGCGACCAAGGGGCCGCGCACCAACATCACGCCGCCCGGCAAGCGGACGGGCAGCGGACCGACGTGCGAGGTCCAGACCCCGCTCGAAGGCTTCGACGTGTCCGTCGGCCGTGTCTTCGTCCAGGGCGGCCGGGAGGTCAAGCGTGAGGAGTTCAAGACCCACTACACGCCGCGCGACGAGGTCACCTGCACCCCGGAGGGCGCGCAGACCCCCAAGACCGGAGAAGCCCCGAAGGCCGGGGAGACCCCGCAGACCGGCCGGACGGGCGTGAAGGTGTGA